A genomic region of Armatimonadota bacterium contains the following coding sequences:
- a CDS encoding 2-oxo acid dehydrogenase subunit E2, whose amino-acid sequence MAEVIMPKMGDAMTEGKVIRWMKQPGDPVTQGEAIAEIETDKVNVSLEAEWDGVLTEVLVPAGEVAAVGAPIALLARSGEQTGPTSVKTPIERVAATDTAARVRASPLARKMAAAHGISLSAIPGTGPEGRITKEDVEAAVAALRATASRAAAGPGAAPATEIPLTRMRQTIARRMTESKQQAPHFYISVSVAVDDALALRRQLNDGRSEAEKVSINDLIVKAAALALVRFPNLNAVFADGAVRRLSEVNVSVAVALPEGLIVPTLYDCVRKPVWQIAVEARGLADRARTGRLRPEDLVGGTFTVSNLGMFDVDAFAAIINPPQAAILAVGTARPQAVVREGRLAVATVMQATLSADHRVTDGVEAARFLGEIRRLLENPVALVIERPAV is encoded by the coding sequence ATGGCTGAGGTGATCATGCCCAAGATGGGCGATGCCATGACGGAAGGCAAGGTCATCCGGTGGATGAAACAGCCCGGTGACCCGGTCACGCAGGGTGAGGCAATCGCCGAGATCGAAACCGACAAGGTGAACGTGAGTCTCGAGGCCGAGTGGGACGGCGTGCTTACCGAAGTGCTCGTGCCCGCCGGCGAGGTGGCGGCGGTCGGCGCGCCGATCGCGCTGCTCGCCCGGTCCGGTGAGCAAACCGGCCCGACATCTGTGAAGACGCCTATCGAGCGCGTGGCTGCGACAGATACCGCAGCGCGGGTGCGCGCCTCGCCGCTTGCCCGGAAGATGGCCGCGGCGCACGGGATATCGCTGTCGGCGATCCCCGGCACCGGCCCGGAGGGCCGGATCACAAAGGAGGACGTCGAGGCGGCCGTGGCGGCTTTGCGGGCAACGGCCTCGCGGGCAGCCGCAGGCCCGGGCGCCGCACCCGCGACCGAGATCCCCCTGACCCGCATGCGCCAGACTATCGCCCGGCGGATGACCGAAAGCAAGCAGCAGGCGCCGCACTTCTACATCTCGGTCTCGGTCGCCGTGGACGATGCTCTGGCGTTGCGCCGGCAGCTCAACGACGGAAGGAGCGAGGCCGAGAAGGTCTCGATCAACGACCTGATCGTCAAAGCGGCGGCGCTGGCGCTGGTGCGGTTCCCCAACCTGAACGCCGTGTTCGCGGACGGCGCGGTGCGACGTCTGTCGGAAGTGAACGTCAGCGTTGCGGTCGCGCTGCCCGAGGGGCTGATCGTGCCGACGCTCTATGACTGCGTTCGCAAGCCGGTCTGGCAGATCGCTGTCGAGGCCCGCGGGCTCGCCGACCGCGCGCGCACCGGACGCCTGCGCCCCGAAGACCTCGTCGGCGGCACCTTCACTGTCAGTAACCTGGGGATGTTCGATGTGGACGCATTCGCCGCGATCATCAATCCGCCACAGGCGGCAATCCTGGCCGTGGGCACGGCAAGACCGCAGGCGGTGGTGCGCGAGGGCAGACTGGCCGTCGCGACCGTGATGCAGGCAACGCTATCGGCAGACCACCGCGTCACCGACGGAGTAGAAGCCGCTCGGTTCCTGGGCGAGATACGTCGGCTGCTCGAGAACCCGGTGGCTCTGGTGATTGAGCGGCCGGCGGTCTAG
- a CDS encoding alpha-ketoacid dehydrogenase subunit beta, whose product MPILSYREAIRSTLIEEMDRDPTVILLGEEVGLYQGTFRVTADLLARFGPRRVIDTPTSETGFIGAAIGMAMLGLRPIVEMMTWNFSLVAFDQIVNNAAKIRYFSGGQVNIPLVVRGPNGAGVQLSAQHSQSLEALYAHIPGLHVVVPATPAEAKGLLRTAIRGSDPVIFLEHASLYGFKGEVPDGDFAMPFGAAEIARSGGDVTIVAYSRMRGVALEAAEHLAVEGIEAEVINLRTLRPLDQRTILESVRRTHRAVVVQEQWRPFGTAAEIAATIAEGAFDSLDAPVERVTGADVPMPYARNIEILALPGAEDIVRAAARTLYREIPTPNARPSGGQSDG is encoded by the coding sequence GTGCCCATCCTCTCGTACCGCGAAGCGATCCGCTCGACGTTGATCGAGGAGATGGACCGCGACCCGACGGTCATCCTGCTTGGCGAGGAGGTCGGTCTCTACCAGGGCACGTTCCGCGTAACCGCCGATCTGCTGGCACGCTTCGGCCCCCGCCGGGTCATTGACACCCCCACCTCCGAGACCGGATTCATCGGCGCAGCAATCGGCATGGCGATGCTCGGACTGCGGCCGATCGTTGAGATGATGACCTGGAACTTCTCCCTGGTGGCCTTCGACCAGATCGTCAACAACGCGGCAAAGATCCGGTACTTCTCCGGCGGGCAGGTGAACATCCCCCTGGTCGTCCGCGGGCCCAACGGCGCGGGCGTCCAGCTCTCCGCTCAGCACTCACAGAGCCTGGAGGCCCTCTACGCGCACATCCCGGGTCTGCATGTAGTTGTGCCGGCCACGCCTGCCGAGGCCAAGGGACTGCTCCGTACTGCGATCCGCGGTAGCGACCCGGTGATCTTCCTCGAGCACGCCTCGCTATATGGATTCAAGGGCGAGGTGCCCGACGGTGACTTCGCGATGCCGTTCGGCGCAGCCGAGATCGCCCGGTCGGGCGGCGACGTCACGATCGTGGCCTACAGCCGCATGCGGGGGGTCGCCCTGGAAGCGGCGGAGCACCTTGCAGTGGAGGGTATCGAGGCCGAGGTGATCAACCTACGTACGCTCCGACCGCTGGACCAGCGCACGATCCTGGAGTCGGTGCGCCGGACGCATCGGGCGGTGGTCGTACAGGAGCAGTGGCGGCCGTTCGGGACGGCGGCCGAGATCGCCGCCACGATCGCCGAGGGCGCGTTTGACTCCCTGGACGCGCCGGTTGAAAGGGTCACCGGTGCCGACGTTCCAATGCCGTACGCGCGCAATATCGAGATTCTGGCCCTCCCGGGCGCTGAGGACATCGTGAGGGCGGCTGCCAGGACCCTCTATCGGGAGATCCCAACGCCCAATGCACGGCCCTCGGGAGGACAGAGCGATGGCTGA
- a CDS encoding pyruvate dehydrogenase (acetyl-transferring) E1 component subunit alpha yields the protein MADLQSALPWYRRMVLARCFEEETERAFRRGKIGGYLHVYSGQEAVAVGFISAMRGDDICFTSYRDHAIALLRGSPPGVVMAELYGKATGLARGKGGSMHLFDVGRGFYGGYGIVGGHIPLAVGAAYALRYGGSDRVCLCFLGDGAMNTGAFHESLNMAGLWGQAGHCPLVLIVENNGYAMGTSVARSSAVTDLAARFTGYAIPCERVDGMDFLTVRLAAESAIAEARTSGRPTAVEAVTYRFAGHGAADVVQSYRSKEEVEQARRRDPIPALEGHLRAVGLLDDAAVAAIREEAEQSVLAAVRYAEESPPPPPEALHADVYGDVYGWEA from the coding sequence ATGGCCGACCTGCAGTCTGCACTGCCATGGTACCGCCGGATGGTGCTCGCTCGGTGCTTCGAGGAAGAGACCGAGCGGGCGTTCCGGCGAGGTAAGATAGGGGGATACCTGCACGTCTACTCTGGGCAGGAAGCGGTGGCCGTCGGTTTCATCAGCGCCATGCGTGGCGACGACATCTGCTTTACCTCGTACCGTGACCACGCGATCGCGCTGTTGCGCGGCTCGCCGCCCGGCGTGGTCATGGCCGAGTTGTACGGCAAGGCCACGGGCCTGGCCAGAGGAAAGGGCGGGTCAATGCACCTGTTCGACGTCGGCCGCGGCTTCTACGGGGGCTACGGCATCGTCGGTGGGCACATCCCGCTTGCCGTGGGCGCGGCCTATGCGCTGCGCTATGGAGGGAGCGACCGCGTCTGCCTGTGCTTCCTGGGAGATGGCGCGATGAACACCGGCGCGTTCCACGAATCCCTCAACATGGCCGGTCTGTGGGGGCAGGCCGGGCATTGCCCTCTGGTGTTGATCGTGGAGAACAACGGGTACGCAATGGGCACGTCGGTAGCCCGCTCGTCCGCTGTGACCGACCTCGCCGCGCGTTTCACCGGCTACGCGATCCCCTGCGAGCGCGTGGACGGGATGGACTTCCTGACGGTGCGCCTGGCGGCCGAGAGCGCGATCGCCGAGGCCCGGACCTCGGGTAGGCCCACTGCCGTGGAGGCAGTCACCTACCGATTCGCCGGCCACGGCGCGGCCGACGTCGTCCAATCCTACCGCAGCAAGGAAGAGGTGGAGCAGGCCCGGCGACGCGACCCGATCCCTGCCCTCGAAGGCCACCTGCGCGCGGTCGGGCTCCTCGACGACGCGGCGGTCGCCGCGATCCGCGAAGAGGCTGAGCAGTCGGTGCTGGCCGCGGTCAGGTATGCCGAGGAGAGCCCACCGCCGCCGCCGGAAGCACTCCACGCCGACGTCTACGGCGACGTCTACGGCTGGGAGGCGTAG
- the add gene encoding adenosine deaminase → MTVVAVTELPYIAALPKVELHVHLETSLRLRRLLRRRDPDIPLIGQPHLVADPSRFAGYDRLRRLRYAERANRLPDAAYTRASIAAITAELIAEASAQSVRHIEVRAGGRRAFSVLGVRGMLEAMAEGAGESRRLGLSYGTVVTVIRERGPEEADRIIAEAVAASGCAVVGVDLAGDEENYPVALFSAPIARARDAGLGITVHAGEFAGPAGIWAAVYQLGATRIGHGIRAIEDPALLDRLRERGVALEICPTSNLRLGLVSSLSAHPVGALLNQGVPVTINSDDPVMLGTTLTGELACIARVHRLGPDTLGNLQVTAARAAFLPAGERESLEQTIRLKS, encoded by the coding sequence ATCACAGTGGTTGCCGTGACAGAGCTTCCTTACATTGCCGCCCTCCCGAAAGTCGAGCTCCACGTCCACCTTGAGACGTCGCTCCGCCTTCGCCGTTTGCTCCGACGGCGCGACCCCGACATCCCGCTGATCGGACAGCCCCACCTGGTGGCAGATCCCTCGCGGTTCGCCGGCTACGACCGACTCCGACGGCTTCGGTATGCTGAGAGGGCAAACCGCCTGCCCGATGCCGCGTACACGCGCGCAAGCATCGCCGCGATCACAGCCGAGTTGATCGCCGAGGCCTCCGCGCAGTCGGTCAGGCACATCGAGGTACGCGCCGGAGGCCGGCGCGCGTTTTCCGTGCTGGGAGTCCGCGGCATGCTCGAGGCCATGGCCGAGGGCGCAGGGGAATCCCGGCGCCTTGGGCTGTCCTACGGGACGGTCGTGACGGTGATCCGCGAGCGCGGGCCCGAGGAGGCCGACCGGATCATCGCCGAGGCCGTGGCGGCTTCCGGCTGCGCCGTGGTGGGCGTGGATCTGGCCGGTGACGAGGAGAACTACCCTGTGGCGCTGTTCTCGGCGCCCATTGCGCGTGCCCGCGACGCGGGTCTGGGCATCACGGTGCACGCCGGCGAGTTCGCCGGCCCGGCCGGGATCTGGGCCGCCGTCTATCAGCTTGGCGCGACGAGGATCGGTCACGGCATACGGGCCATAGAGGATCCCGCACTGTTGGACCGGCTCCGCGAACGAGGTGTGGCGCTGGAGATCTGCCCGACCAGCAACCTTCGCCTCGGCCTGGTGTCCTCGCTCTCGGCTCATCCCGTGGGGGCGCTCTTGAATCAGGGTGTCCCGGTTACGATCAACAGCGATGATCCGGTAATGCTGGGGACGACGCTGACCGGAGAACTCGCCTGCATTGCACGGGTACACCGCCTGGGCCCAGATACCCTTGGGAACCTCCAGGTGACGGCCGCGCGGGCGGCCTTTCTGCCGGCCGGAGAGCGCGAGTCGCTGGAGCAGACCATCCGATTGAAATCTTGA
- the sufC gene encoding Fe-S cluster assembly ATPase SufC, whose translation MADLDIRDLHVQVEDKVILKGVNLQLSAGEIHAIMGPNGSGKSTLANVLMGNPFYQVTSGEVFYRGEDLLAMAPDERARKGLFIAFQYPVSIPGVTMASFLRTAVSARRGYKQELMPVSEFQKLLRSKIEALKIDPEVPGRYVNDGFSGGEKKRAEILQMALLEPQIAFMDETDSGLDIDSVKVVADGILRMYDEAQGGMGVLVITHYSRILHFLRPHHVHIMYDGRIVVSGGPELAEELEQHGYEGIRQQFEVVASEVQEEGAVRRAGKVFWVVH comes from the coding sequence ATGGCAGATCTGGACATCCGCGACCTCCACGTGCAGGTTGAGGACAAGGTCATTCTCAAGGGGGTCAACCTGCAACTCAGCGCCGGGGAAATCCATGCCATCATGGGGCCTAACGGTTCGGGCAAGAGCACCCTGGCCAACGTCCTGATGGGCAACCCCTTCTACCAGGTCACGAGCGGCGAGGTCTTCTACCGGGGCGAGGATCTCCTGGCGATGGCTCCCGACGAACGCGCCAGGAAGGGGCTGTTCATCGCGTTCCAGTACCCGGTGAGCATCCCGGGCGTGACGATGGCCAGCTTCCTGCGCACCGCGGTCTCGGCGCGGCGGGGATACAAGCAGGAATTGATGCCGGTCTCCGAGTTCCAGAAGCTGCTCCGCTCCAAGATCGAGGCGCTGAAGATTGACCCAGAGGTCCCGGGCCGGTACGTGAACGACGGGTTCTCTGGAGGCGAGAAGAAGCGGGCAGAGATCCTCCAGATGGCGCTGCTAGAACCGCAGATCGCGTTCATGGACGAGACCGACTCCGGTCTGGATATTGACTCCGTCAAGGTGGTCGCAGACGGCATCCTCAGGATGTACGACGAGGCCCAAGGCGGCATGGGCGTGCTGGTGATCACGCACTACTCGCGCATCCTGCACTTCCTGCGCCCCCACCACGTGCACATCATGTACGACGGCCGCATCGTCGTCTCGGGCGGCCCGGAGCTCGCCGAGGAACTGGAGCAGCACGGCTACGAGGGCATCCGGCAGCAGTTCGAGGTGGTGGCGTCTGAGGTCCAGGAGGAGGGTGCGGTCAGGCGCGCCGGCAAGGTCTTCTGGGTCGTTCACTAG
- the sufB gene encoding Fe-S cluster assembly protein SufB: protein MGIDLDHYEWGFRDPEKYVFKARKGLDREIVEMISSMKGEPEWMRAFRLHSLEHFLRRPLPTWGADLTQIDFNDIYYYLKPTDGKGHTWEDVPEGIKRTFDRLGIPEAEKKYLAGVGAQYESESVYHNLKEEWEKLGVIFLDTDSALREHPDIVREYLGTVVPPEDNKMAALNSAVWSGGSFIYVPAGVSVDIPLQAYFRINAERAGQFERTMIICEPGSYVHYIEGCTAPVYTTDLLHSAVVEIIVKEGARCRYTTIQNWSTNTYNLVTKRAVAYRDATMEWVDGNIGSKITMKYPSVYMVEPGAKAEVLSLVFAGKGQSQDPGAKVIHAAPHTQSTVVSKSIAKDGGRAGYRGLVKVYPGAVGSKCAVRCDALILDDRSRSDTYPSMEVDEMDASITHEATVSKVSDEQLFYLMSRGIRADEAMNMIVRGFIEPVVKELPLEYAVELNRLIAMEMEGSVG, encoded by the coding sequence CTGGGCATAGACCTCGACCACTACGAGTGGGGGTTTCGCGACCCGGAGAAGTACGTCTTCAAGGCCCGCAAGGGCCTGGACCGCGAGATCGTGGAGATGATTTCCTCCATGAAGGGCGAGCCCGAGTGGATGCGCGCCTTTCGCCTGCACTCGCTGGAGCACTTCTTGCGGCGCCCGTTGCCCACGTGGGGCGCGGATCTCACGCAGATAGACTTCAACGACATCTACTACTACCTCAAGCCCACCGATGGCAAAGGCCACACATGGGAGGACGTGCCCGAGGGGATCAAGCGGACGTTCGACCGTCTGGGCATCCCCGAGGCCGAGAAGAAGTACCTGGCCGGGGTGGGTGCTCAGTACGAATCCGAGAGCGTATATCACAACCTGAAGGAGGAGTGGGAGAAGCTCGGGGTCATCTTCCTGGACACCGACTCGGCCCTCCGGGAGCACCCCGACATCGTGCGCGAGTACCTCGGGACCGTTGTGCCGCCCGAGGACAACAAGATGGCCGCGCTCAACAGCGCCGTGTGGTCCGGCGGTTCCTTCATCTACGTACCCGCGGGCGTCAGTGTGGACATCCCCCTTCAGGCCTACTTCCGGATCAACGCTGAGAGGGCAGGCCAGTTCGAGCGCACGATGATCATCTGCGAGCCCGGTTCCTACGTTCACTACATCGAGGGGTGTACGGCCCCTGTCTACACCACGGACTTGCTCCACAGCGCGGTAGTGGAGATCATCGTGAAGGAGGGCGCGCGCTGCCGCTACACTACGATCCAGAACTGGTCCACGAACACCTACAACCTGGTGACCAAGCGCGCGGTGGCCTACCGGGACGCGACCATGGAGTGGGTTGACGGGAACATTGGCTCCAAGATCACGATGAAGTACCCGAGCGTGTACATGGTCGAGCCCGGCGCCAAGGCCGAGGTCCTCTCGCTGGTCTTCGCTGGGAAGGGCCAGTCCCAGGACCCCGGTGCGAAGGTGATCCACGCCGCTCCACACACCCAGTCCACCGTGGTTAGCAAGTCCATCGCGAAGGATGGCGGACGGGCCGGATACCGCGGGCTCGTGAAGGTTTACCCCGGCGCCGTGGGCAGCAAGTGCGCCGTGCGCTGCGACGCCCTGATACTCGACGACCGCAGCCGCTCCGACACCTACCCCTCCATGGAGGTTGACGAGATGGACGCCTCGATTACCCACGAGGCCACCGTCTCCAAGGTGAGCGACGAGCAGCTCTTCTATCTCATGAGCCGCGGGATCAGGGCCGACGAGGCCATGAACATGATCGTGCGCGGCTTCATCGAGCCGGTCGTGAAGGAACTACCACTGGAGTATGCGGTGGAGCTGAACCGGCTGATCGCGATGGAGATGGAGGGTTCCGTTGGCTAG
- the sufD gene encoding Fe-S cluster assembly protein SufD: MASGSPGAACVTRETVQALSTRMREPDWVRARRAAAWDAFEQLPMPLVTHPEKWRRTELGDLDPGAFCLPNGTGDTAQPRFIGTIAREAGERAGLVTHLDGSLAARELTAAAARQGVLLSDIATAVREHPDLVRDHLMTTVAMPDEHRFRALHAALWTGGTFLYVPKGAEVVLPIVSQTWLGVQGCALFPHTLLIAEEGSSVTLVELFASTGDGGRTLSSGAVELILRAGARVQYAAVQEWGLSMWEVGSLIRAHLARDASLRSLVVALGGGLVKVDVESQLRGPGASSEMLGVYFGTGGQQVNFHTLQEHRAPSTSSDLLYRGAVKDTARAVFSGLIRVDPGAQKTNAFQANRNLILSRGARSDSIPMLEIMADDLRCTHGSATSHLDDEQVFYLMSRGISRKRAAFMIVEGFFADIFDRIPRERVRSYLRARVAEKLI; the protein is encoded by the coding sequence TTGGCTAGTGGCTCCCCTGGCGCGGCCTGCGTGACCCGCGAGACCGTGCAAGCGTTGAGCACCAGGATGCGGGAGCCCGACTGGGTGCGCGCCCGGCGTGCTGCCGCGTGGGATGCGTTCGAGCAGCTTCCCATGCCCCTGGTGACGCACCCTGAGAAGTGGCGCCGGACCGAACTGGGCGACCTGGACCCGGGCGCGTTCTGTCTCCCCAACGGGACCGGGGACACCGCCCAGCCGCGGTTCATCGGAACGATCGCCCGGGAGGCCGGCGAACGTGCCGGGCTTGTCACCCATCTGGACGGGAGTCTGGCGGCCCGCGAGCTCACGGCTGCCGCGGCCCGACAGGGAGTGCTCCTCTCGGACATCGCCACTGCGGTCAGGGAGCACCCGGACCTGGTGCGCGATCACCTCATGACCACTGTGGCGATGCCCGACGAGCACCGGTTCCGGGCGCTGCACGCCGCGCTTTGGACCGGGGGCACCTTCCTCTACGTGCCCAAAGGGGCAGAGGTCGTCCTGCCAATAGTGAGCCAGACCTGGTTGGGCGTCCAAGGGTGCGCCCTCTTTCCACACACCCTCCTGATCGCGGAGGAGGGGAGCAGCGTAACCCTGGTCGAGCTGTTCGCTTCCACGGGAGACGGAGGGCGCACGCTGTCCTCGGGTGCGGTCGAACTGATCCTGCGCGCCGGAGCGCGCGTTCAGTATGCGGCCGTTCAAGAGTGGGGCCTGTCTATGTGGGAGGTGGGGAGCCTGATCCGCGCGCACCTCGCCCGGGATGCCTCACTGCGCAGCCTGGTTGTTGCGCTGGGTGGGGGGCTCGTCAAGGTGGACGTCGAATCGCAGCTCCGGGGGCCTGGAGCCTCCTCGGAGATGCTTGGGGTCTACTTCGGGACCGGGGGACAGCAGGTTAACTTCCACACACTGCAGGAACACCGGGCGCCCAGCACCTCCAGCGACCTCCTGTACAGGGGTGCGGTGAAGGACACGGCCAGGGCCGTGTTCTCGGGCCTGATAAGGGTGGACCCGGGCGCGCAGAAGACCAACGCGTTCCAGGCGAACCGCAACCTGATTCTCTCCCGTGGCGCTCGGTCCGACAGCATTCCAATGCTGGAGATCATGGCCGATGATCTCCGGTGCACTCACGGGTCGGCCACCAGCCACCTGGACGACGAACAGGTCTTCTATCTGATGAGCCGGGGGATCTCGCGCAAGCGTGCGGCGTTCATGATAGTCGAGGGCTTCTTCGCCGACATCTTCGATCGCATCCCAAGAGAGCGCGTGCGCTCCTACCTGCGGGCCAGGGTCGCGGAGAAGTTGATCTGA
- a CDS encoding non-heme iron oxygenase ferredoxin subunit → MAEFIQVATLQEVPPGTAKQVEAGGRKIAVVNVRGTVYAVDDTCTHEDQSLAAGPVVGEILVCPKHGSRFHVPSGRVLSLPAVRPVGTYPVRVEGDAILVSLKGSPGQGMPHRR, encoded by the coding sequence ATGGCCGAGTTCATCCAGGTTGCAACGCTTCAAGAGGTCCCGCCGGGCACAGCCAAGCAGGTTGAGGCCGGCGGCCGCAAGATCGCCGTGGTGAACGTCCGCGGCACCGTCTACGCGGTGGATGACACCTGCACCCACGAGGACCAGTCACTTGCGGCTGGCCCGGTGGTGGGCGAGATCCTGGTCTGTCCCAAACACGGATCGCGGTTTCACGTGCCCTCGGGCCGCGTGCTCTCGCTGCCGGCGGTGCGGCCTGTGGGTACGTACCCCGTAAGGGTGGAGGGGGACGCGATCCTGGTCTCGCTTAAGGGCAGTCCCGGACAGGGAATGCCGCACAGGCGTTAG
- a CDS encoding cysteine desulfurase — MALAAGIRDDFPLLSQTVGGKPLVYLDSAATSQKPRQVLESLFEYYRSYNANVHRGIYWLAEEATARYEEARTKIASLLGAARPEEIVFTRGTTEALNLVAGTWGRANVGPGDQILLTEMEHHSNIVPWQMLAAERGAVLRYIPVTDEGRLDLDTLDRLLAGRPKIVGLAHQSNVLGTINPVRWIADRAHQAGALVVVDAAQSVPHQKVDVTALGADFLAFSGHKMLGPMGIGGLWARYAVLDAMPPYHGGGEMITSVGLDRSTYKAPPHKFEAGTPDVAGAIALGVAADYIRQIGLDAITEHVRDLTAYALLRLMEIPGLTIYGPRTATDRGGAVAFTLDRVHPHDIAQVLDGDGIAVRAGHHCAEPLHRRFGIPASARASFHLYNTRAEVDALVEGLLKVRRLFARASSTAKGGAHGAG, encoded by the coding sequence TTGGCTCTAGCCGCAGGCATCCGCGACGACTTCCCGCTCCTGAGCCAAACGGTGGGCGGGAAGCCCCTGGTCTACCTCGACAGCGCGGCAACCTCGCAGAAACCGCGCCAGGTGCTGGAGTCCCTTTTCGAGTACTACCGCTCCTACAACGCCAACGTACACAGGGGCATCTACTGGCTGGCCGAGGAGGCCACTGCCAGGTATGAGGAGGCGCGCACCAAGATCGCCTCACTCCTCGGTGCCGCGCGGCCAGAGGAGATCGTCTTCACGCGGGGCACCACCGAGGCGCTCAACCTCGTGGCCGGGACCTGGGGCCGCGCCAACGTTGGCCCTGGGGACCAGATTCTCTTGACCGAGATGGAGCACCACAGCAACATCGTGCCCTGGCAGATGCTGGCCGCCGAGCGCGGGGCCGTCTTGAGGTACATCCCGGTTACGGACGAAGGCCGGCTCGACCTCGACACCCTGGACCGGCTGCTGGCCGGCCGGCCGAAGATTGTGGGGCTGGCCCATCAGTCCAACGTCTTGGGGACGATCAACCCGGTCAGGTGGATCGCGGACCGTGCGCACCAGGCAGGCGCGCTGGTTGTCGTGGACGCGGCGCAGAGTGTGCCGCATCAGAAGGTGGACGTCACGGCGCTGGGCGCCGACTTCCTGGCGTTCTCCGGGCACAAGATGCTCGGGCCCATGGGCATCGGAGGGCTGTGGGCCCGTTACGCGGTGCTTGACGCGATGCCCCCCTACCACGGTGGGGGCGAGATGATCACCAGCGTGGGTCTCGACCGGTCCACGTACAAGGCCCCGCCACACAAGTTCGAGGCCGGAACCCCCGACGTCGCGGGTGCGATCGCGCTGGGCGTGGCCGCGGACTACATTAGGCAGATCGGCCTCGACGCGATCACCGAGCACGTGCGCGACCTAACGGCCTACGCGCTCCTGCGGCTGATGGAGATCCCGGGGCTGACGATCTACGGACCCCGGACGGCCACGGACCGGGGCGGTGCCGTCGCCTTCACGCTGGACCGGGTCCACCCTCATGACATCGCCCAGGTTCTCGACGGCGATGGCATCGCCGTACGCGCCGGTCACCACTGCGCCGAGCCGCTGCACCGGCGATTTGGGATTCCGGCATCCGCACGCGCGAGTTTCCACCTGTACAACACGCGTGCGGAGGTGGACGCGCTGGTCGAGGGCCTGCTCAAGGTCCGCCGCCTCTTTGCGCGGGCATCCTCCACGGCAAAGGGGGGCGCGCATGGCGCTGGATGA
- a CDS encoding SUF system NifU family Fe-S cluster assembly protein: MALDDLYREVILDHYAHPRNRGTLEPNDVAVEGANPLCGDELVLFLRLRDGRVEEVRFEGRGCSISQASASMMTEAVKGRTLDEVRVLVAAFKGMMHGEEPGDEMGDLAALQGVRKFPVRVKCATLPWISLEQGLDEYAAR, translated from the coding sequence ATGGCGCTGGATGATCTCTACCGCGAGGTGATCCTCGACCACTACGCGCACCCCCGCAACCGGGGCACGCTGGAGCCGAACGACGTGGCCGTGGAAGGAGCCAACCCGCTGTGCGGGGACGAGCTGGTGCTCTTCCTGCGCCTCCGGGACGGTCGGGTCGAGGAGGTGCGCTTCGAGGGACGCGGGTGCTCGATCAGCCAGGCCTCGGCCTCCATGATGACCGAGGCGGTCAAGGGCAGGACGCTGGACGAGGTCCGGGTGCTGGTCGCCGCGTTCAAGGGCATGATGCACGGTGAGGAGCCCGGCGACGAGATGGGCGATCTCGCCGCGCTGCAGGGGGTCCGCAAGTTCCCGGTGAGGGTCAAGTGCGCGACGCTGCCCTGGATCTCCCTGGAGCAGGGCCTGGACGAGTACGCGGCGCGCTAG